Within the Streptomyces sp. NBC_00353 genome, the region AGTACGGCCACCACCAAGGTCCGGCCCTCGTGCCCACCGATCGTCCGCACCAGCCACTGGGGCGGCGCGCCGGTGCCCCCGCGAATGCGGTACACCGTGTCGTAGTGATGGTAGGCAACGGCCGAAATCAGCCCGAAAGCCGCAGGAAGTGCTTGATCGACATCGCTGCGTGCGGCCAGAGCAAGGATCGTGCAGTACTCCGCCGCCCTGAATATCGGGGGTACGAGCCAGTCGAGTGCGCCCTTGAGCGGGCGGGCCACGGCGACGCCTGAGCAGACCGCGTAGAAGACCGCGGCGACGATCATCTGCCGGCTGCCGAACGGCTGCGTCAGGGCGGCGGCGACCAGGGCGAGCGCGCCGACGAGGGCTGCCGCCGGTGCGGCCCAGCCGCTCCCGATACGGGGTCCCCGCGCCGCCACGAACTGGGCCAGCGGCCCGGAGTCCGCGAGGTCGGCGAGCGCCCCGGCGGCCCGGTCGGTGCGCTGCGCCTTGCGGGTCAGCGAACGCAGCAGGCGGCCGGCGGTGGTGTAGCAGGCCGCGACGGCGCACCCGACCAGCAGGGCGTAGAAGACGATCCGCGGGGTGGACACCGCGGTCAGCACGGCGATCATCGCCCACCGCTCACCGATCGGCAGCACTATCATCCGGCGCAGCCAGACCGTCCAGCCGACACTGTCGAGCTTGTCGGAGAGCGCTGCCGTCGGGCTCGAATTGGCGACCGCGTCGTGGTTGGCCTCGTTGAACGAGAAGTCGACGACATGGCGGCAGGTCTGCAGCACCATCGCGCCGAGCGCGAGCGCCCACACGTCGTCGCCGTTGCGGGCGGCGCCGAGGGCGAGTCCCGCGTAGTACGCGTACTCCTTGGCCCGGTCGAACGTGGCGTCCAGCCAGGCGCCCATCGTCGAGTACTGCAGCGAGTAACGGGCGAGCTGCCCGTCGGTGCAGTCCAGGACGAACGAGAAGAGCAGCAGCAGCCCTGCGGCGATGTAACCGCCGCGGCTGCCGGTGGCCGCGCAGCCCGCCGCGATCAGCGCGGTGAGCAGGGAGGCGGTGGTGACCTGGTTCGGGGTGAGGCCGCGGCGCGCGCACCAGCGCGCGATGTAGCGCGAGTACGGGCTGATGAAGAACGTGGTGAAGAAGCCGTCGCGGGCCTTCACGGCGCTGCGCAGCCGTACCGCCTCGTCGTCGACCGCGGCCACGGCGGACTGCGCGGTGGCGCGGGCGGCCTGGTCGGCGGGGACGGCGGCGACGAGCGAGCCGAGCTCGGGCCGCTGCACGGCGGTGCCCTCGGCCTCCAGTGCGACGGCGATGCGGCCGGGCACGGTGCGGTCGGTGACGTGCACGGTGTCCGCGCCGCCGGCCCGTCCCACAGGGATGCCCGCGCCGACTGCCGCAGCGGTGCTGCGCAGGGCCTGGACGAGCGCGGCACGCACCTCAGGCTGCGCGGTGAGTGCACCGGGCACGGTGACGGCGGGGAAGCGGGGGTCGGTCAGTCCGAGCCGGAGGGCGTGGACATGCCCGACGAAGCGGGGGTCGACCAGGGCGACACGGGCGTCGGCGGGAGCCGCGGCGAGCAGCTCCGCGGCTTCGGTGACATCAGCGGCGGCCTGTACGTCGAAGCCCAGTGACCTCAGATCGTCCTCGAGCGACGACCCGGGTACCGGCGCACCGGTGAGAATGGCGGTCGACAGACGAACTCACTCCTTGGTGCTGACAGGGTCGGCGCGCGACAGTGCGGCCCGGATGCGGGCCGGCGGCACGTCGGCAGAGGCTATCTGATGAACGGAAGTGGGAGTTCACCGCCCGTTTATGTTCCGTTCGGGGTGGGCCGCCATCATGCGGCGCCGCGCGCGATCATCATCGTCGATCCCTGCCTTGCCCGACAAACCGCGGTGGCCACGGCCCCGGCCTCGGCCGATGACCGCGGTGGCATGGACCTAGGGTGACAGACATGACATGGCTGATCACAGGCGGAGCGGGATAT harbors:
- a CDS encoding DUF5941 domain-containing protein, which gives rise to MPGALTAQPEVRAALVQALRSTAAAVGAGIPVGRAGGADTVHVTDRTVPGRIAVALEAEGTAVQRPELGSLVAAVPADQAARATAQSAVAAVDDEAVRLRSAVKARDGFFTTFFISPYSRYIARWCARRGLTPNQVTTASLLTALIAAGCAATGSRGGYIAAGLLLLFSFVLDCTDGQLARYSLQYSTMGAWLDATFDRAKEYAYYAGLALGAARNGDDVWALALGAMVLQTCRHVVDFSFNEANHDAVANSSPTAALSDKLDSVGWTVWLRRMIVLPIGERWAMIAVLTAVSTPRIVFYALLVGCAVAACYTTAGRLLRSLTRKAQRTDRAAGALADLADSGPLAQFVAARGPRIGSGWAAPAAALVGALALVAAALTQPFGSRQMIVAAVFYAVCSGVAVARPLKGALDWLVPPIFRAAEYCTILALAARSDVDQALPAAFGLISAVAYHHYDTVYRIRGGTGAPPQWLVRTIGGHEGRTLVVAVLAAVFTQHSGFTVALTALAVAVALVVLVESIRFWVSSGAPAVHDEGEPA